From the genome of Nostoc cf. commune SO-36:
GCTTTAATATCTGGATCGTTGAGAATTTCTGGGCTTCTCATAGCATCACCCCACATCTGAAAGTAGAGCATATAAAAGCTTTTAGCATCTCGCCGTAAAGCACCCTCTACACCACTAGCAAGAAACTCTTGTCTTAAAGTGTTGAGCATTTCATTAACAGCAGGTACATTATTTTGAGGTGTTTCATTGTAGGAGTTGAGCGCATCAAGTAAGCTCACACCTTGTTTAATTAAGGGATAAATTACCCTCAGCATTTCAAAATCTTCTGTAGAAATAGGCTCGGTAGTTGGTCTACCAACTTGCTCTAAAATTGTGCGAAGTTCTCCGACATTATTAGCCTCTAATTGAGCTTTTGCCTCTCTGAATGTTAATGACATAAGCGTGAGTGTTATAGATATGCTTTAACAATAAAAAAGCTGCTTCGTAGCAGCAATGTACAATGTACACTTGTTTTAAATTTGTAATTAAGAAAGTGTACAAGGTACGCAAAGCTCGCCACGGGGATACTCCCCGGTGGCAGACTTTGCGCGAAATGCGCCACGGGGATACTCCCCGGTGGTCACTTTCGCAGATTTGTCTTGAAAAATCGCTCTTTGTTGGAAACCAACAAGACCGTGTTTTTCGCTAATAAATTTTCCTCTTAGTGATGGATTCTCTTTAAATCGCTCATCTAATGTTGCTAAATGTGTAAGAACTTGTGGTCTTGGAGTGCGTCTACCACAAGACCAAGATTTAACTGCATCAACACAGACACCCAGCAATCTTGCTAAATCCTCATGTTTCATCGGGTGTTGAGTAAGAAAATCTTGCAAAGATAAGGCTTTAACAATATAAGTTGCGTTTTGCTCCATAATAAAATTGCCTCCAAGTCTTGTTTGGTGGAACTGCCGAAAGGTGGGAGCGATCGCGTCTTTGCCGGGGCGATCGCTTTAACTTTTTATATCACAACTATAAAGCTTTGGGGTAAACTTAGAGCAACACGGGATAAATTTAGAGGTAATTCCAAGGACAAATAGGCCAGATGGCTCATAGATTCAACGTTTCCACGTACTATGTGACACCAGAACATCTAGAAAAAATGAGGGAGTTTTCTGAAGCATCAGGACACTCACTTCAGGATTTAGTAAACCAATTCACCAGGGGGCATACCACTAATCACCGTCCATACTATGAGCATTTGGCTCGGTTAGATGTTACTAAACGTGGGATGGATGTAGATCAGTGGGTAGACATCGTTATTAATGAAGGTTTCAAGGCGTTACCTCCATATAAGGAACAACCGACATCTGATGAAATTGGCCAAAATCCATTAGGACATATTATTTTGCCAAGTGATGTAATTACCCAGGATGGCAATTATATGTACCTCACCAAACAAAATCTAATTTTGGTGAAAACAGCAAATTATTTTGATGGTTCAAGCATAGCTAAGTTCATTTCTCGAATCATCTTTGACCATATCAATTCTAGATGGGAGAAAAACTATGCTCGTCAAATGCAAGCAGAAAAATCTAATGATTGGTTAAAAATAAGGAGTTAGAAATGACTAAAACGGCTACCACCCCCAACGTTGAACTAGCAATCAACACAATTTTTGAGGTATTGGGCGAACCAACTGATGAATGGCAACGTCAGGCATTAGAGCAATACAAAAAGGGTGATGCGATCGCAGTTAAAAAAATTAACGCCAGTCATTTGCGGGATTATTATTGTAAATGTTTGGGTTTTCTGGTCAATGCAACAAGCACCAACCCGGCTCTACGCAAGCTTTTATCCGCCGCGACCAACGCTGCTGCTGACCACGCACAGGTCAGAACTTTAGATAAAATCAGTGATGGCAATGCGATCGCTTTTGAGTCCGACGACCTAGTAGGCAATGCAACCCAAAACATTCTAAAATTCCTCACCCCCCAAACTGAATATCATCATCTCGCGCTAGCTTCGAGAACTAATTACGAGGCTCTCAAAGAAATTGAGAAGGAAAATCCAGAGGATAATTTAATCAAAGTTTTGTTGTATCTAACCAAGGCGAAACCAGACTCCCCCGCACTGTTCACGATCATCGCGGAGGCTGGGACAACGGCGGCGCTGTATATGAGAAATCTGGAGCATCAAAAAATCACGGATGCGATTAACACAGCACTTAATTAAGGGGAACAAATGTATAGCACTGAAGTTTTAGACGAGATGACCAAGCTAGTTTTTATGGTTAAAGACCAGCTTGATTGCTCATTTGATGAGGCTTGTGCAACAACCAGAATTATCCTCCAGAAGGTGAAGAGGAAGGAGATTGTGGTAGATAGTTCATTGAAATCTTCATTACCTACTTTCTTAGAACAGGTAAGAAGTAGTAATTTTTTCTAGAGGAAAAGGGCGATCGCGGGTTGGGGGTGCGATCGCCTTTAACTTTTTTATATCAATAATGTTCAGATATGTAAAAATCTAAACATTATAGTGCATAAGCGTTGGTGTTTATGCTATTTAGGTGGACAAGCCAAGCGTTCTAGCCGAATAGATGGTGGCCAGATTTGAGCTTCTACCTTGCTTCCACAGTCAGACACTGCAATCATCCAGGCATATAAAGCAACAACACCACCAAAAATAATGATGGCAAGGGTTGATTTTGGGGCTTTTGTCAAACTGCTTTTAGTCTGTTTGACTATATCCGGCTTAGGTTCTTGAGAGGTTTCGTGATCTACAGGTAGATTGCTCAAGTTATCTCCTCTACTATGTCCATGACTTGTGCGGGCTTGTAGCGAAAGTCCAGTAGAAGGGAAAAAGCTTGAATAGAAGCTAGCGATAGACTTCTAAAACTTCGTCCTAAATACTTTAAATTCTGCTACTAAGCAACAAGCTGCCCTTATGGAGGGGGCAGCTTGCAAATGCTTATGATAATTTTGCCCCGCACGCATATTATAGCGCCAAAACGGAACGAAATTCTAGAAGTCTATCGCTAAATAAATAATATCACACTTATCATAAAAATTCAAATTACTAAATTATGGCACACATATTATAGAATTTGATTTCAATCAAAAGTTAAGTTTAATCCAATAGACTTATCCAAAAATGCGAAATGCTTACTATACAATGGTTTTGGCGATTTTAATGGAGTGCGATCGCAAGCGCTTAGTGGACGCAAAAATATGTCACCAGATAGATAAACTTAGTTAGTCAACCTTGCTGGGTTTGTTATTCCCACTCACAGAAAAGTTAGTGGAGCCGCCGAGATACCCTTTGTGGTATTTTGGGTGAGAGCATCAAAGCCGCTCATCAATAGAGTTCAGTCAGTGGAATTTTAGCGAGTTGACTTTACCTACTACGCTGATATGTCAGCAACTTAAGCCATAAAAAATAAGCGATGCGGTTGTGATAACTGCGATCGCCTTGATAAATACTTCTTAAATAGAACCCAACTCTTCTAGATCCAAGTACGCATAAAAATAAAGGCGATCGCAGTCATTACAACTGAATCGCCTCATAAATCTTATTTACTGCATTACTGCATCAATTACTGCATTACTTTTATACATCCTTAAGTGCTTCATCCAGGAGCATTCGTACAATCTCAGCCTTTTTCCTTCTCGTCTCTGCTGCCAGTAAAGACAATTTTTTATGCATGGATTCAGGCAAATCAACAGTTAGTCTGATTGTTGGCTCTTTGGAAGGTTGTTGAAGTTGAGACATGAGATTAAACTTAGCTGGTTGCGGAGTAGATATAGGTGATACAGGTAATATAGGTTGCTGCTCTAGTATTGGCTGAGTCTCGCTTTGAGAGTTTGAGTCTACAGTCTCCTGGTTTGGTAAACTCTCCCGCAGCGCTGATTCACCATAAACAAACTCATGAGCTAGGGCATCATTGAGGGGCTTTCGCTTTTTAGCAGTCATTTCAACATCCCCAGAATTTCTTTAAATAACCGCTCATACTCCCGTGCTGACTCTGTAGCCTGACGGCCAGGTAAATCCCAGATTGTTGCAGATTGTCCAAAGGTGTCAGCGATCGCCTGTTTCTGGTGAATCACAGTTTTTAATACCGTCGCTTCTTTGGATTTAGATAGAAGTGCGATCGCTTCACCAAGCAACTTTGTACCTTTAACAGCACGACTGATAAATATGGCTGCTTGGGGCACACCACCACGCACAGATTGAGCTTGCTTAATTAATCGCACAGCATCACTGGCTGATTGTAAATCTAACCCTGTGGGCTGACAGGGAACTACAGCTAGATCGGCTCTAAATAATATTGCTCTGCTAGCTTCAGATAAACCGGCTGGGCCATCTATTATTAGATGATCGCATTGCGCTGCTAACTCTGGAATTTGCTCTAAGAGTTCGTCGGGTGATTGCAGCACAGTTGTAGGAATCTTAATATCCTCCATCGACTGAAGCCAAATCGAGCTGCTACGTTGAGCGTCGGCATCTAAAAGCTGGACTTTATGACCTTTGCGGGATAAGTAGCACGCTAGATGAACGGCAGACGTAGATTTTGAGCAGCCCCCTTTTTGATTGACAAGGGCAATTATTGGCATACTGCATTACTGCATTACTGCATTACTGAATTACTGAATTAATGCAGTAAGTATAACTTTAAATTAAAGGCTTGTTACAACCAACATCAGATTGTTTTACTGCATTACTGCATTAAGTATATTTTTCTGCGTTCGCTCCGTTAACCTTTTTAAGGAATGCTTCGCTTCGTGTTTGCCAGCTTCTCAGAGGAATATTATATTAAATGTATTTGGTATGTACTTTAGTATAAAACGGTAATTGCTTCATGTTTCATCTTCAGGAGAAGGGTTATTTTTGCTTCTTGACCTTGAACTTCGTTCTTTCCCAAGCACATATCCTGAAATACCAGCGAGTATACTAAGAGTACCCTCAGCAGAAGCAATTCCTAGAATACTAAGCAAAATTACAGCTAAAACTATATAGACAATAGTAATACCCTGCACTAAAGTTGGTAGAGCTTCTGACAAAAATTGATTCTTTTCTCCTGATTCTGGATGACGATGTGCGAAGGCACCCAATATAACAACTACAGATATTGCAATCAGTGTTCCAGTAAGAACAGTAAAAATCACCCACCAAAGAATTTCTCCTGTGATTACAGGC
Proteins encoded in this window:
- a CDS encoding CopG family transcriptional regulator, which gives rise to MTAKKRKPLNDALAHEFVYGESALRESLPNQETVDSNSQSETQPILEQQPILPVSPISTPQPAKFNLMSQLQQPSKEPTIRLTVDLPESMHKKLSLLAAETRRKKAEIVRMLLDEALKDV
- a CDS encoding AAA family ATPase yields the protein MPIIALVNQKGGCSKSTSAVHLACYLSRKGHKVQLLDADAQRSSSIWLQSMEDIKIPTTVLQSPDELLEQIPELAAQCDHLIIDGPAGLSEASRAILFRADLAVVPCQPTGLDLQSASDAVRLIKQAQSVRGGVPQAAIFISRAVKGTKLLGEAIALLSKSKEATVLKTVIHQKQAIADTFGQSATIWDLPGRQATESAREYERLFKEILGMLK
- a CDS encoding helix-turn-helix domain-containing protein, whose translation is MEQNATYIVKALSLQDFLTQHPMKHEDLARLLGVCVDAVKSWSCGRRTPRPQVLTHLATLDERFKENPSLRGKFISEKHGLVGFQQRAIFQDKSAKVTTGEYPRGAFRAKSATGEYPRGELCVPCTLS